A segment of the Ignavibacteriales bacterium genome:
GGGGATTGGTTCTGATAGGTGGAGCGTTGTTGTTCACCGATAATAAAAATCCGGTTGTTGAGATAGGTCTCAAAATCGCTTCTTTCACCTATGGCGGATTATTGGGAACATTCTTTTTAGGTTTATTTTTCAAACGCACGAACCAGCAAGATGCTTTTATAGGATTTATTGCCGGGCTGGTTACAATGATCATTGTATTAAATTTTACAACTATTGATTGGACATGGCATACGATGATTGGGGCTCTGATGACGATAACGGTTGGAAAATTAGGCTCTAAATTATTCACACAATGAAAACGAAGTAAATCAGTATTTATAGGATAATTGTCCTATGGAGGTATAATAAATAAAGCGGTAAGTTGGTTCAACATACCGCTTTATTTTGTCTATTAAAGTAATTTACTTCTTTGTTCCTTTTTCGTGCTTGCAATCTGCCGAGCACTTCTCTTTACATTCTTTGCTATCGGGTTTGCACTCACCTTTTGCCATCTTTTCTTTGCATTCTTTACTATCGTGTTTGCATTCACCTTTCGCCATTTTATCTTTGCACTCCTGGCTGCCGTGTTTGCATTCGCCTTTTGCCATCTTATCTTTGCATTCTTTGCTTTCAGGATCGCATTGCACCTTTGCGGTTTTATCTGCGCATGTTGCAGCACAATCTTTCGCTTTATCACCGGTCATGCTCGGACAGGTTGCTTTTGCATCCTTGGATGATGCCTGTTTGCCGCTCATCGGGCATTTTACTGTTTCTTTTTTTGCGGCTTTGTCGTCACCGGCATAAAGCGCCATAGCTACGATCAAAATAGCAATCGTAATAATCGATGTGAATATAATTAGTTTTTTCACTGCGGGGTTTCTCCTTTCAATGAGATTTGTTGTTTTGACATTGAGTTTGTTTAATACTATCAATTTCCATACAAAACTGTCCAAGAACAAGAGAGAAGAACTTCTCTTGCTGTTGAGGTGTAAGTACATTTTTTTCGTGGAGCAAACGCTTCACTACTGCGCGCTGCATATCCGCCTGAAGAGAGTCAACTGAACGTAATATATCTTCGATACGGGAACTGTCGGGTTCGTCTTTCATCAATTCTTCAACAAGCTTGATCCGTTTTTCCTTCATGGTTACAGTGAGTGCATCAGTGATTGAGCGTGAGGATTTCTCGACTTTACTTAAATTCGCGGCTTGCTCTTCGCTCATATTCAGATGTTCTTTCATGTAGCAACCGTGATCCATGGTTTGATCCATCATACAATTTGAAGCAGTTGACGGGCAGCATCGGTAGTAAATAAGCGTTCCCAATGCCGAAAGATTGATCAATGTGAGCAGTATGATAACAATTATAATCCAAGGTTTTATCATCTTAGTACCTCACTTATTTTGGGATGAAGTAAGGATGATTGCTTGTCCGATTGATTCTTCGGAAATCGGTTCGAACGAATCGAAATGATATGATCTGGCTATATATTCTGTTGTCGAAAGGTTCGATGTCATTTCAGTTTCTGTGCTCGGCAACTTCCCTAAATAGTTACCGATAAAAAATGAGATAAGTAATAAAATAATTGCAGTCGTAGTTTTAAGAGCATACAACAGTATTCCTGAAGCGGATTTCTGCGCGGGATTACTCATCCTTGATTGAACTCTTGTCCATAAGAAAGGTGGAGTCGTAAATTTATCGATGGCAGCCTTTTTTTCCCAGATAGTCGATAGCACTGCAAGTTGGTTATTGCAATGGGGGCATTGAGGGAGGTGTCTTTCAACCTCACTCATATCGACATCGTTGAGACTGCCATCGAGATAAAGGAGTAATTTGTTTTGGATACTGCTGTGTTTCATCCTTTTGTGCCTTTCATATTATTAGACAAGGATTATTAATAAAACTTGCGGTCATAACTGATTTAAATAGGGAAGTAATTTCTTGCAAAGGTTTTGTTTTCCTCTGAAAATGCGGGATTCTACTGCAGAAACTGAACATTCCATCACTTTTGCAATTTCTTCGTATGATAATTCTTCATAACGATGTAAAAGCAGAGCTATTCGTTGATGTTCAGGAAGTGAATTGATTGCTCTCTGGATGATAATTTCTGTTTCCTTTTTCTCCATTAATATATCAGGTAAATTATCAGTAGAGGACGGCTCTGATTTGTTTTCACCATTAGTGGTAGAAAAAATTTCAAAGGAGAGCCATTTATTCCGTTTTTTTCTGGATTGATAGTTCAAACAGTGATTGACGGCGATGCGATAAAGCCATGTGGAAAGCTTTGAATCGGATCGGAAATGTTTTATCGATCTGAACGCGTTAATGAAAACATCTTGCGTGATATCTTCGCTCTCATGCCGGTTACCCAACATTCTGCAACAGACATTGAAAACCATCGAACTGTATTCATCGAAAAGTTCTTTGAAAGCAGATTGGTCTCCGGAAATTAATTTAAGGAGGAGGTCTTGTTCCTTCACGAATGCTTATCAATCTTCAATATAAATATCATGCTATAAATATAAGCGGTAAATGTGCCAATGCCCAAATGCCATATCGAATGGTTGCCTCGTGCCGTAATTGCTTTGATATCAGTGTGAAATAAATCCCTTTCATAATTGTGTTACTCATAGCTGCCATCAGTATTGCAGAAACGAAGATATTTTCAACCGATGTGGATTGCTGAACTAAAGATAGAATGAACGGATCGATATCAGTTACACCCGTGATAGCAGAAAGAGCGATAAGTCCGGTACTGCCGAAAAGTTTGTTGGTGAGGATCGTAATTACCGATAATCCCACGAAGAATATCCCGAACATCATTGCAGGTCTGATTTCGAACGGATTTTGAATTGAAGTAACTTCAGAATTTTCGGTTGCGATATGTTTGGATTTAATTCTTACAACCATTGCCGCTCCAACGATTGAAAGTATCACCATTTTCCACCAAAGGTGCGAAACGAAGATCGGATTGATGAGCCAAATAAGAACAAGTATTCGTAAGTACATGACACTGCTGGCTAATATGGATGCTTGTAAAGCATCGCCGCATTTTTCCGGTGATTTTTTTGCAATCCGGGCTGTTGCAACCGTAACAGCAGTGCTGGATGCGATACCGCCGAGTAATCCTGAAAGCCACAAGCCAACTTTACTGCCGAATTTTTTAATCAGAAAATATCCGATGAATCCTATGGTAGAAACCATGATTACAATTTGCCAAACACGGGTTGGATTTAATTTGAATTGGGTATACTCCTGGTTTGGTAGCACAGGAAGTATGATTACCGTGACTAAGAGGAATTTTAAGACGGCAAGGAATTCCGATTTATCCAGTTTTTCAACAAAATTATCTAAGTCGGCTTTTTCCGAAAGTAGAATAGTGCTGATGATTCCGAGAGACATTGCCACCCAAACATCTGCCAAAACGGTCAACGCGCCTATAATGAATGTTACAAGCGCTACAACTTCGCTGGTCGAACCGATTCTACCGTCTTTTAATTTCGCAAGATATCCTACCACCGCTAACGCAGTCACGGATATCATTCCTATTGGAAGGGCGAGTGCTACGTTAATGTGGTACAACCAAGCACAACCAAATCCATACAAACTTATCAGTGTGTAGGTACGAACACCTGCAAAGTACTGAAATTTTCTGTCCGAGCTTGCACTTTCGCGCTCTAAACCTATCAATAAACCGAGTGCTAATGCGACGGTAAATCTTAATTCGAACGTCCATTCAAATGTATTCACGAATAATTCCTTTAATAATCTCTATGAATTTAAGAAATGTAGATGGAAGTATCAATTTTTGCCGGTGTTCAGTTGTTAGATCAATTATGCCATCGGCGGCATACCGTAGGTTGCCCATTCTTCTTTTGCAGGTCCGTAAACACCCGGAACTTTCAATCCTGCCTGTCGCATCAACACGGTCATTTGAGCGCGGTGATGGACTTCGTGTTTGAGTAATACGACAAGCGTTTGGGCACGCGTCCATTTTTCACCATACATTTCAATTACTTCATCAAGCATCTTGTCGTTCCATTTATTTTGAACTTCCTTGTCTAACCCTTTTGCAGCTTTTTCATATATTATCGATATCTCGGACGCAGAAGTTGGGGTAGGCGAATTTTCGGCAGGTGATTCTATCACGAGTCCTGCTTTACTCCCCATTTCTCCAAGTGTAAGTACGATATGCCATGCGATGAAACCTAGGGAACGACCCTCAGCGGATACTTTCTGTGAAAGCGAACTGTCTGTCATAGCTTTGAGAACTTTAAGCGTTGAACTACTTTCGCTATTCCATTCAATAATAAATTCGTTTATGGTATGATACATGATGTGATCCTTTCAATCCGTTGATAGCTTATTAGAATAATAAAACAATAATCCACGTTGCAATGAGAATAGTGGCTAAAATTAATATCAGATACAAAATAGTTATTGCTACGGTTTTTAGGAATGTTTTAAGTCGTGTCTGATTATACGTTTTGCTTTGAGAGATAATAAAATATAGAATTAGTATTATAATCAAACCAAGAGTAATGAAAATAGAAGAAACAATTTTACTGATAATAAAAAACAGTGACAAGACAACGAAACCGAAAGTGTGAATGTGGAGGGAATGAACTAGATATCCTATATAATATTTGTTTTGTCCCTTATAAAAAATGCTAAGCAATAATGCGAATAATGGCATCAGTACAAACATCGAATAAGAAATATTCTTGATCAGCAAATGGTAAAAATCTTCAGCACCACCATTCGTGATCCTATGCAGCTGCTTAACTGCATATAAATTATATTTATTTCGTTCGATGTTTCGGACGGCCATCAACGACTCGGTTTGAGATTCGGTCAAACCAATAAGCTCATTTGAATTAAGATTGAAAAATGTGAATGATAATTTAAACTTATTTTCCCGATTTATTTCTTCGGGAGTTTTATATTCCTGCCAAGATAAATTGAGAATGAGAAAGAATACAAAGCTGACAAATATATAAAGTCTCAGAGGGGACACATAACTTTTCCTCTTGCCGGAATTGAATTCGCTCGTAAGAAAACCAGGTTTGAATATCAGTGCTTTAATTGTGGTGAACGATTTCGAATCAAGATGAAGAGTGTGTTCTAACAATTCACCGATCAAATGTTTTAGAGGAATATTTAAATCATTATTTTCCTGACCGCATGAAGCGCAAAAATTACTTGCACTTTGGAAACTGTACCCACAGTTCGGGCAGGAGGAAAAAGACTTTCTCTTACACTTCATAAATATTCTAAAACTTCCAACAGTGCATGTTATCTCATTAGATTTCGATCATTCCGCGAATATCCTGTCAGAATCACGATAGAAATTATCATATCGCTACGAATTAAGAACCTTATAAAGCGTTGTGAGCAATTTCTCGGCAGTAAATGGTTTTGTCAGAAACGCCTGGATATTGGTTCCTAAATTTTTAACATCGCTGGTTATCAATCCGCTCGCAGCGATAATTTTAATATTAGGATTCATTTTCTGTAAAGCGCGAATTGTTACAGCGCCATCCATTATTGGCATCATAATATCAGTAATCACGACACTTATTATTTCTCCATTTTGCGCGTAAAGGGCCATTGCCTCGGTTCCGTCGTTCGCAGTCATTGCGCGATATCCGTTGGCTTCCAGGGTTGATTTTGTGATATCACGGATAGTTGCTTCATCGTCAACGATCAGAATAATTTCACCCTTCCCTTGAGGTAGTGTTGGGATACTCTCTTCTGTTGAAACAGATTGACCTTTCATTTGAGCAGGGAAATAAATTTTAAATGTGGTACCTTTTGTTACTTCGCTATACACGTTGATGAATCCGCCATGACTTTTGACGATTGCATGAACCGTAGATAATCCAAGTCCCGTTCCTTTTCCTATTTCTTTCGTCGTGAAAAATGGCTCAAATATTTTATCGAGGATCTTTGGAGGAATACCCATACCGGTATCGGAAACTGAGATCATGATATAGGGTCCGACTTTCGCTTCACTATGCATCTTGGAATAATTGTCGTCGATAAAAGAATTTTCTGCCGTAATGGTCAACTTTCCGCCATCATACATCGCATCGCGCGCATTAACGCAAACATTTAATAAAACCTGATGCAATTGAGTCGGGTCAGCAGAAATCGCCCATAAATTCTTTAGGAGTTCTGTTCGAATGTCAATCGATTTTGGAAAGGTCTCTTTAATGATTTGGACGACTTCAGCTATGATATGTTTGGGTTGCAGAAGAACCCGATCACCCTCGATGCCGCGAGCGAATGCGAGAACTTGTTTGACGATATCTGAACCGCGTTGCGCGCTTGATTCTAATGAATCGAGTAACCTTTGAATTGTTTTATCGGGATTATGTTTTCTCAGGATTCCGATCGCCATTACAATCGGAGCCAGCACGTTATTGAGATCATGGGCAATCCCACCCGCAAGCGTACCGATACTTTCCATTCGTTGGGAGCGTAAGAATTGTTGTTCAAGTATTTTCTTTTCGGTAACATCACGCGATACAACAACAACCTGCGAGATTTTACCTTCCTTATCATTGATTATACTTCCTTGGGATTCGATATGACGGATTCTTCCGTCTTTTAGCAAGAATCGGTACTCTGCGCGTTGGCCAATCCCGGTTTTTACCGTTTCTTGAAAAATTTGTTTTATCCTGTCGCGGTCTTCAGGATGAATATCCTGAAATGAATCCGTTCCGCGCAAAGATTCGAAGTCACCAAAAATATTCTTGTACGAAGGGCTGCTGTAGACACGTTTTCCATTGAGATCGAGTACCGCAATTAAATCTGCAACATTTTCTGAAATTAAGCGGAACTGCTCCTCGCTCTGGCGGAGTTTCTCTTCAGATCGTTTTTGTTCTATAGCTCTGGCAACTTGAGAAGAAACATATTCAAGCATGTGCAAATCTTGTTCAGTGTATGCAGTAGGATCCGAATAGTGTTGTACAACCATAACACCTATTGTTTTATGGCTAACAATCAACGGTACTCCCAGCCAAATAGCTGAAGGGGCTCCGACAAGTTCGACTTCTCCTTGTTGCCGTAATTTCATATCGGTGGCTTCATCGCAGAGTAAAGGTTTACCGGTACGGAGTACATACGCTGTCAATCCTTTCCCTGGGTTAACAGGTGGTGCAGATATGTCAACTTCATCCACAAAATATGGAAAAGTCAGAAGGTCGCGTTCATCATCGTGCAATGAGATATAGAAATTTTTTGCGAACATTACTGTACTAATAATCGTATGTACAGATTTAAAAAGATCTTCCAGAGTGGGAGATTTGTCTGAGCCTTGAGAAATTTGATAGATGGCATTTTGCAACACCTCATTCCGTAACCGATCTGTCACATTTCGTAATATACCTTCATGGAATATTACATTTCCTTTTTCGTCATGCACATATCGTCCGTGATCTTCAACCCAGATCTCGGATCCATCTTTACGGCGCATTCGAAAAACCTCGGTTTTTTCTTCTCCGGTATCCAAGAACAAACTATCTCTTTCGGAAGGGGCGAAGTAAAGTTCTTTTTTAATGTCGACATTCAGCATTTCTTTTTTGCTTGAAAAACCGAACATTTTCACCATAGCATCGTTAACATCAACGAATCTTCCATCATGCGTACTTCGAT
Coding sequences within it:
- a CDS encoding periplasmic heavy metal sensor codes for the protein MIKPWIIIVIILLTLINLSALGTLIYYRCCPSTASNCMMDQTMDHGCYMKEHLNMSEEQAANLSKVEKSSRSITDALTVTMKEKRIKLVEELMKDEPDSSRIEDILRSVDSLQADMQRAVVKRLLHEKNVLTPQQQEKFFSLVLGQFCMEIDSIKQTQCQNNKSH
- a CDS encoding zf-HC2 domain-containing protein → MKHSSIQNKLLLYLDGSLNDVDMSEVERHLPQCPHCNNQLAVLSTIWEKKAAIDKFTTPPFLWTRVQSRMSNPAQKSASGILLYALKTTTAIILLLISFFIGNYLGKLPSTETEMTSNLSTTEYIARSYHFDSFEPISEESIGQAIILTSSQNK
- a CDS encoding RNA polymerase sigma factor is translated as MKEQDLLLKLISGDQSAFKELFDEYSSMVFNVCCRMLGNRHESEDITQDVFINAFRSIKHFRSDSKLSTWLYRIAVNHCLNYQSRKKRNKWLSFEIFSTTNGENKSEPSSTDNLPDILMEKKETEIIIQRAINSLPEHQRIALLLHRYEELSYEEIAKVMECSVSAVESRIFRGKQNLCKKLLPYLNQL
- a CDS encoding MgtC/SapB family protein, encoding MNTFEWTFELRFTVALALGLLIGLERESASSDRKFQYFAGVRTYTLISLYGFGCAWLYHINVALALPIGMISVTALAVVGYLAKLKDGRIGSTSEVVALVTFIIGALTVLADVWVAMSLGIISTILLSEKADLDNFVEKLDKSEFLAVLKFLLVTVIILPVLPNQEYTQFKLNPTRVWQIVIMVSTIGFIGYFLIKKFGSKVGLWLSGLLGGIASSTAVTVATARIAKKSPEKCGDALQASILASSVMYLRILVLIWLINPIFVSHLWWKMVILSIVGAAMVVRIKSKHIATENSEVTSIQNPFEIRPAMMFGIFFVGLSVITILTNKLFGSTGLIALSAITGVTDIDPFILSLVQQSTSVENIFVSAILMAAMSNTIMKGIYFTLISKQLRHEATIRYGIWALAHLPLIFIA
- a CDS encoding DinB family protein; protein product: MYHTINEFIIEWNSESSSTLKVLKAMTDSSLSQKVSAEGRSLGFIAWHIVLTLGEMGSKAGLVIESPAENSPTPTSASEISIIYEKAAKGLDKEVQNKWNDKMLDEVIEMYGEKWTRAQTLVVLLKHEVHHRAQMTVLMRQAGLKVPGVYGPAKEEWATYGMPPMA
- a CDS encoding DUF3667 domain-containing protein; translation: MKCKRKSFSSCPNCGYSFQSASNFCASCGQENNDLNIPLKHLIGELLEHTLHLDSKSFTTIKALIFKPGFLTSEFNSGKRKSYVSPLRLYIFVSFVFFLILNLSWQEYKTPEEINRENKFKLSFTFFNLNSNELIGLTESQTESLMAVRNIERNKYNLYAVKQLHRITNGGAEDFYHLLIKNISYSMFVLMPLFALLLSIFYKGQNKYYIGYLVHSLHIHTFGFVVLSLFFIISKIVSSIFITLGLIIILILYFIISQSKTYNQTRLKTFLKTVAITILYLILILATILIATWIIVLLF
- a CDS encoding PAS domain S-box protein, translating into MKRKDADMTLSNPELFFRQVIENAGGVPFQLIFGQSLGTGYYKYIGAGIKDLLGIPPSKFTEKLFGSLVEKVNPLLPEIPNDPSECRRRMVKGNIPHYKADILIRTTKGKLKWINDSSLPIHDQKTGKIIGAQGILIDIDERKRIETDAGQNVSLLRATLESTADGILVVDSLGKISDFNNQFAQMWRIPDAILATHNDKQAIDFVLNQLKNPKDFISKVKELYDNPEKESYDTLEFKDGRCFERFSHPQKIDGKPVGRVWSFRDITNRTLSEKSLKESEEKFRVLADQSPNMIFINQKGRIVYANKKCEEIIGFTREEFLSPSFDFRSLISSESQALIQESFRKHSQGEEVPPYEYGLLTRKGKKIQAIITSKLINFAGQSAILGIITDISERKVIEVALRNSEKRLQSLFASMTDVILVVDAEGRYIEIAPTNPALLYRPANELLGKTVYEVFPTKQADFFIEKIKLVLTSNRPISIEYSLSINNKEIWFTATLSPMSKTTILLIARDITEHKQAEETIRRNEQQLKLILNTLPMVFYTGRATADLTTTWISNQVKQMTGYTSNEFTENATFWQTRIHPDDFDRVLREYAEVFKKNYISTEYRWHCADDSYRWFTDQLVLVRDEQGLPKETVGIWIDITERKRAEEALLQSEERYRSLFDRMMDGVYRSTHDGRFVDVNDAMVKMFGFSSKKEMLNVDIKKELYFAPSERDSLFLDTGEEKTEVFRMRRKDGSEIWVEDHGRYVHDEKGNVIFHEGILRNVTDRLRNEVLQNAIYQISQGSDKSPTLEDLFKSVHTIISTVMFAKNFYISLHDDERDLLTFPYFVDEVDISAPPVNPGKGLTAYVLRTGKPLLCDEATDMKLRQQGEVELVGAPSAIWLGVPLIVSHKTIGVMVVQHYSDPTAYTEQDLHMLEYVSSQVARAIEQKRSEEKLRQSEEQFRLISENVADLIAVLDLNGKRVYSSPSYKNIFGDFESLRGTDSFQDIHPEDRDRIKQIFQETVKTGIGQRAEYRFLLKDGRIRHIESQGSIINDKEGKISQVVVVSRDVTEKKILEQQFLRSQRMESIGTLAGGIAHDLNNVLAPIVMAIGILRKHNPDKTIQRLLDSLESSAQRGSDIVKQVLAFARGIEGDRVLLQPKHIIAEVVQIIKETFPKSIDIRTELLKNLWAISADPTQLHQVLLNVCVNARDAMYDGGKLTITAENSFIDDNYSKMHSEAKVGPYIMISVSDTGMGIPPKILDKIFEPFFTTKEIGKGTGLGLSTVHAIVKSHGGFINVYSEVTKGTTFKIYFPAQMKGQSVSTEESIPTLPQGKGEIILIVDDEATIRDITKSTLEANGYRAMTANDGTEAMALYAQNGEIISVVITDIMMPIMDGAVTIRALQKMNPNIKIIAASGLITSDVKNLGTNIQAFLTKPFTAEKLLTTLYKVLNS